One Avibacterium avium genomic window carries:
- the trpD gene encoding anthranilate phosphoribosyltransferase: MQTEQLLNQLFEKQPLTQAQAETLFNAVLQGELSNEQLAAALIALKLRGETAEEISGAVNAVLSNANSFPTPDYVFADIVGTGGDGANTINISTASAIVGAACGLKVAKHGNRSVSSKTGASDVLSALGVNINISAEQARQALDEIGICFLFAQQYHPGFKHAVPVRQALKTRTIFNILGPLCNPARPKHQLLGVYSPDIIAPYAETAVRLGHKHSIVVHGAGLDEVAIHGKTEVAEIRDGKIERYSLSPYDFGFEPQPLESLRGGEPEENAKILTALLQGKGKAEHAQAVAMNTALLMKLFGYEDLKHNAEKVLDVLATGKAFETLVALRAVE, from the coding sequence ATGCAAACAGAACAACTTCTTAACCAACTTTTTGAGAAACAACCTTTAACTCAAGCCCAAGCGGAAACCCTGTTCAATGCGGTGTTGCAAGGGGAATTGAGCAATGAACAACTTGCCGCTGCCTTAATCGCATTAAAATTGCGTGGCGAAACGGCGGAAGAAATCAGCGGTGCGGTGAATGCGGTACTCTCTAATGCCAATAGCTTCCCAACACCTGATTATGTCTTTGCGGATATTGTTGGCACAGGCGGCGATGGGGCAAACACCATTAATATTTCCACCGCTTCCGCCATTGTTGGCGCAGCTTGTGGTTTAAAAGTAGCGAAACACGGCAACCGTAGCGTATCAAGCAAAACAGGCGCAAGCGATGTACTAAGTGCCTTAGGGGTAAATATCAATATCAGCGCCGAACAAGCACGCCAAGCCCTTGATGAAATTGGCATTTGCTTTTTATTCGCGCAACAATATCACCCTGGCTTTAAACACGCCGTGCCAGTTCGCCAAGCGCTAAAAACACGCACCATTTTCAATATTTTAGGCCCATTGTGTAACCCCGCTCGCCCAAAACATCAATTATTAGGCGTGTATTCCCCCGATATCATTGCCCCTTATGCAGAAACCGCGGTGCGTTTAGGGCATAAACACAGTATTGTAGTACACGGCGCTGGCTTAGATGAAGTGGCCATTCACGGCAAAACAGAAGTAGCAGAAATTCGTGATGGTAAAATTGAACGTTATAGCCTAAGCCCTTATGATTTCGGCTTTGAGCCACAACCATTAGAAAGCCTGCGTGGCGGCGAACCTGAAGAAAATGCAAAAATTTTGACCGCACTTTTACAAGGCAAAGGTAAGGCAGAACACGCCCAAGCCGTAGCAATGAATACGGCGCTATTAATGAAATTATTCGGCTATGAAGATCTCAAACATAACGCCGAAAAAGTGCTTGATGTGCTTGCCACGGGCAAAGCCTTTGAAACCTTAGTCGCATTGCGTGCGGTAGAATAA
- the trpCF gene encoding bifunctional indole-3-glycerol-phosphate synthase TrpC/phosphoribosylanthranilate isomerase TrpF — MNINNQTPTILQKIVQDKMQWVAEKSQAFPLQDFEKNLEKSDHSFYQALAQGTHQRPAYILECKKASPSKGLIRAEFNLDEIAQVYKHYAAAISVLTDEKYFQGDFAYIAQVRDQVSQPVLCKDFMISPYQVYLARYHQADAILLMLSVLDDDTYVQLADLAHELGMGVLTETSNQQELERAIALGAKVIGINNRDLHDLSVDLGRTPPLASQIPADRIVISESGIYSHQQVQQLKPYVNGFLIGSSLMGNDDLNNAVRTVIFGENKVCGLTRPQDVQAVYNQGALYGGLIFAESSKRKLSLRQAQELVTQAPLRFVGVFQNQEIDFIVKIASQLNLFAVQLHGSENAEFIAQLRSLLPAQCQIWQAVSVPLEKQSAVQIEPISQVDRYVLDSQLAHQQGGTGQAFDWSLIPAEIKDNAMLAGGINQENLALALSQHCLGLDINSGAESSAGVKDATKLAQLFKQILDY, encoded by the coding sequence ATGAATATCAACAACCAAACACCGACGATTTTACAAAAAATCGTGCAAGATAAAATGCAATGGGTGGCGGAGAAATCCCAAGCCTTCCCATTGCAGGATTTTGAAAAAAACCTTGAAAAATCCGACCACTCTTTTTATCAAGCGTTGGCACAAGGCACGCATCAACGCCCTGCTTATATTTTAGAATGTAAAAAAGCTTCGCCATCTAAAGGCTTAATCCGCGCGGAATTTAATCTTGATGAAATCGCTCAAGTGTATAAACATTATGCAGCAGCCATTTCCGTGCTGACGGACGAAAAATATTTCCAAGGGGATTTTGCCTACATTGCGCAAGTGCGCGATCAAGTCAGCCAGCCTGTGCTGTGCAAAGATTTTATGATAAGCCCTTATCAGGTGTATCTGGCGCGTTATCACCAAGCGGACGCCATTTTGCTAATGCTTTCCGTGTTGGACGATGACACCTATGTACAACTGGCAGATTTAGCCCACGAATTAGGAATGGGTGTACTAACGGAAACCTCCAATCAGCAAGAATTAGAACGTGCCATTGCTTTGGGGGCGAAAGTGATTGGCATTAATAACCGTGATTTACACGATCTTTCGGTGGATCTTGGCCGCACGCCACCACTTGCGAGTCAAATTCCTGCAGATCGCATTGTGATTAGTGAATCAGGCATTTATTCTCATCAACAAGTTCAGCAATTAAAACCTTATGTAAACGGCTTTTTGATCGGCAGCAGCCTGATGGGCAACGATGATTTGAATAACGCGGTAAGAACGGTGATTTTTGGCGAAAATAAAGTGTGTGGTTTGACTCGTCCGCAAGATGTGCAAGCGGTGTACAACCAAGGCGCGTTATATGGCGGATTGATTTTTGCGGAAAGCTCTAAACGCAAACTTTCGTTACGCCAAGCGCAAGAACTTGTGACGCAAGCACCGTTGCGTTTTGTTGGCGTATTTCAAAATCAAGAGATTGATTTTATTGTAAAAATCGCCTCGCAATTAAATCTCTTTGCGGTACAGTTACACGGTAGTGAAAATGCGGAATTTATCGCGCAACTTCGCTCACTGCTACCTGCCCAATGCCAAATTTGGCAAGCTGTTTCTGTGCCATTAGAAAAACAAAGTGCGGTGCAAATTGAGCCTATTTCTCAGGTTGATCGCTATGTGTTAGACAGCCAGCTCGCGCATCAACAAGGCGGCACGGGGCAAGCCTTTGATTGGTCGCTCATTCCTGCTGAAATCAAAGATAATGCAATGCTCGCTGGTGGTATTAATCAGGAAAATTTAGCCCTTGCCCTATCACAACATTGCTTAGGGTTAGATATTAATTCTGGGGCAGAAAGCAGCGCAGGCGTGAAAGATGCCACTAAATTGGCGCAATTATTTAAACAAATTTTAGATTATTAA
- the trpB gene encoding tryptophan synthase subunit beta, whose protein sequence is MSETQLNPYFGEFGGMYVPEILVPVLKQLEQAFVEAQADPEFQAEFQDLLKNYAGRPTALTLCRNLTKGTKTKLYLKREDLLHGGAHKTNQVLGQILLAKRMGKTRIIAETGAGQHGVATALACAMLDMPCRIYMGAKDVERQSPNVFRMRLMGAEVVPVEKGSCSLKDACCEAMRDWSANYDTTHYLLGTAAGPHPFPTIVREFQKMIGEETKRQILEKEGRLPDVIIAAVGGGSNAIGMFADFIDEANVRLIGIEPAGKGIATGQHGAPLRHGKVGIYFGMKSPIMQTEDGQIEESYSISAGLDFPSVGPQHAHLHAIGRAEYESITDDEALDAFQALAKHEGIIPALESSHALAYALKLIQQNPDKEQLIVVNLSGRGDKDIFTVDKILTEKGKI, encoded by the coding sequence ATGTCAGAAACCCAACTTAATCCTTATTTCGGCGAATTTGGCGGAATGTATGTGCCAGAAATTTTAGTCCCAGTGCTAAAACAGTTGGAACAAGCTTTTGTGGAAGCACAAGCCGATCCCGAATTTCAGGCAGAATTTCAAGATTTACTGAAAAACTACGCAGGTCGCCCTACGGCATTGACGCTGTGCCGCAATCTTACCAAAGGCACAAAAACCAAACTTTACCTAAAACGGGAAGATTTATTGCACGGCGGTGCGCACAAAACCAACCAAGTTTTAGGGCAAATTTTGCTCGCCAAACGAATGGGCAAAACGCGCATTATCGCCGAAACAGGGGCTGGTCAGCACGGTGTTGCCACTGCCCTTGCCTGTGCAATGTTGGATATGCCTTGCCGTATTTATATGGGCGCGAAAGATGTGGAACGCCAATCGCCGAACGTCTTCCGTATGCGTTTAATGGGCGCGGAAGTCGTGCCAGTGGAAAAAGGATCTTGCTCGCTCAAAGATGCTTGTTGTGAAGCAATGCGTGATTGGTCAGCCAACTATGACACCACCCATTATTTACTTGGCACGGCAGCAGGGCCTCACCCTTTCCCAACTATCGTGCGTGAGTTCCAAAAGATGATCGGGGAAGAAACCAAACGTCAAATTTTGGAAAAAGAGGGGCGTTTGCCTGATGTGATTATCGCGGCGGTGGGCGGTGGCTCTAATGCTATTGGAATGTTTGCAGATTTTATTGATGAGGCGAATGTGCGTTTAATCGGCATCGAGCCTGCGGGCAAAGGCATCGCTACAGGGCAACACGGCGCGCCGCTGCGCCACGGTAAAGTGGGGATTTATTTCGGAATGAAATCACCAATTATGCAAACAGAAGATGGGCAAATTGAAGAATCCTACAGCATTTCTGCGGGCTTAGATTTTCCTTCCGTAGGGCCACAACACGCTCACTTGCACGCTATCGGACGTGCGGAATATGAAAGCATTACCGATGATGAAGCCCTTGACGCATTCCAAGCACTGGCAAAACACGAGGGCATTATCCCCGCGCTAGAAAGCTCGCACGCTTTGGCTTATGCGTTAAAATTAATCCAACAAAATCCAGACAAAGAACAATTAATCGTCGTGAATTTATCCGGCCGTGGCGATAAAGATATTTTCACCGTGGACAAAATCTTGACTGAAAAGGGGAAAATCTAA
- the trpA gene encoding tryptophan synthase subunit alpha: MSRFETLFTQLNAKNQGVFVPFVTLCDPDLNRSFEIICTLMDNGADALELGFPFSDPLLDGPVIQAANNRALQAGCSTAESFELLAKVRSKYPEIPISLLLCANLIYAQGLDHFYQRCAEVGVDAVLVADIPLLAAKPYIQAAKKHGVQPVFICPPNADEATIKGVAQHSEGYTYLASRAGVTSAENQSHAANLDTLVEQLKAHQAPPILQGFGIAQPQQVKEALQLGAAGAISGSATVKIIERNLDNHAKCLSELAQFVKAMKGATL; the protein is encoded by the coding sequence ATGAGCCGTTTTGAAACCTTATTCACCCAACTGAATGCTAAAAACCAAGGCGTATTTGTGCCGTTCGTAACCCTATGCGATCCTGATTTAAACCGTTCTTTCGAGATTATTTGTACCCTTATGGATAACGGTGCAGACGCGTTGGAACTCGGCTTTCCTTTTTCTGATCCCTTATTAGACGGGCCTGTGATCCAAGCAGCCAACAACCGCGCTTTGCAAGCAGGTTGCAGCACGGCGGAAAGTTTTGAATTGCTGGCAAAAGTGCGGTCGAAATATCCTGAAATTCCAATCAGTTTATTATTATGCGCTAATTTAATTTATGCGCAGGGGCTAGATCATTTCTATCAACGCTGTGCCGAAGTGGGCGTAGATGCCGTGCTTGTAGCGGATATTCCTTTGCTTGCGGCTAAACCTTATATTCAAGCGGCGAAAAAACACGGCGTGCAACCTGTGTTTATCTGCCCACCCAATGCAGATGAAGCCACCATCAAAGGCGTGGCACAACACAGCGAAGGCTACACCTATTTAGCTTCTCGCGCAGGCGTAACCAGTGCCGAAAACCAAAGCCACGCAGCGAATTTAGATACACTAGTAGAACAGCTTAAAGCCCACCAAGCGCCGCCAATCCTACAAGGTTTCGGCATCGCCCAACCCCAACAGGTGAAAGAAGCCTTACAACTTGGCGCAGCTGGCGCGATTTCTGGCTCTGCCACAGTTAAAATCATCGAACGCAATTTAGACAACCACGCAAAATGCTTAAGCGAACTGGCTCAGTTCGTGAAAGCGATGAAAGGTGCAACGTTGTAA
- a CDS encoding helix-turn-helix domain-containing protein, whose product MNALTNIQYINDEQGNPAFAVVPLATLEWLKSKAGLKNPLDTGVPYEVAALALKQDISAVRAWREYLNLTQAEVAARLGVSQSAYCQYENATRLRKSTKQKIADALNLHLEQLDF is encoded by the coding sequence ATGAACGCACTTACTAATATCCAATATATTAACGATGAGCAAGGCAACCCCGCTTTTGCTGTTGTGCCGCTTGCAACCTTAGAGTGGTTAAAAAGCAAAGCGGGTTTGAAAAATCCCCTTGATACCGGTGTCCCTTATGAGGTTGCAGCCCTTGCACTTAAACAGGATATTTCTGCCGTGCGGGCGTGGCGAGAATATTTGAACCTTACGCAAGCAGAGGTCGCAGCTCGCCTTGGGGTATCGCAATCCGCTTATTGCCAGTATGAAAATGCCACTCGCCTACGCAAAAGCACTAAGCAAAAAATTGCTGATGCGTTAAATCTTCATCTTGAGCAATTGGATTTTTAA
- a CDS encoding type II toxin-antitoxin system RelE family toxin yields the protein MKTLIIQPKALKQLRRIPERSVIIDKCEELKQFPLCANVKSLINHKYPYRFRVGRYRVFFQLIGDALSVVSIEEVKKRDERTY from the coding sequence ATGAAAACTTTAATTATCCAGCCTAAGGCTTTAAAACAACTGCGTCGCATTCCCGAGCGTTCTGTTATTATTGATAAATGCGAAGAATTAAAGCAATTTCCTTTGTGTGCTAATGTGAAATCCTTAATTAATCATAAATACCCTTATCGCTTCCGTGTGGGGCGTTATCGGGTATTTTTCCAGTTGATTGGCGACGCATTAAGCGTGGTCTCCATTGAAGAGGTGAAAAAACGCGATGAACGCACTTACTAA
- the can gene encoding carbonate dehydratase, giving the protein MKKIEQLFANNYSWATRMKEENSDYFRELADHQKPSYLWIGCSDSRVPAEKLTNLGPGELFVHRNVGNQVIHTDLNCLSVVQYAVDVLDIEHIIICGHTNCGGIKAAMSEQDLGLINNWLLHIRDIWFKHSHLLGKLPPEQRADMLTKLNVAEQVYNLGRSSIVQAAWKRGKKLSLHGWVYDVNDGYLIDQGVMATSRETLEISYLSAISRLLKQNEDEREEAENNAENTEK; this is encoded by the coding sequence ATGAAAAAGATTGAGCAACTTTTCGCCAATAATTACAGTTGGGCAACACGGATGAAAGAGGAAAACTCTGACTACTTTCGTGAACTGGCGGATCATCAAAAACCGAGTTACCTATGGATTGGCTGCTCTGATAGCCGTGTACCGGCAGAAAAACTCACTAACCTAGGGCCGGGTGAACTTTTCGTGCATCGCAACGTAGGCAATCAGGTTATTCATACCGATCTCAATTGTCTTTCTGTGGTGCAATATGCGGTGGACGTGCTGGATATTGAACATATTATTATTTGCGGACACACTAATTGTGGCGGGATCAAAGCAGCGATGTCGGAACAAGATTTAGGCTTGATTAATAATTGGCTGCTACATATTCGTGATATTTGGTTTAAGCACAGTCATTTGCTTGGCAAACTCCCGCCAGAACAACGTGCCGATATGCTGACCAAGTTAAATGTGGCAGAACAGGTTTATAATCTTGGGCGTTCTTCTATCGTACAAGCAGCTTGGAAACGTGGCAAAAAATTGTCTTTGCACGGCTGGGTTTATGATGTGAATGACGGCTATTTGATTGATCAAGGGGTGATGGCAACAAGCCGTGAAACCTTGGAAATTTCTTATTTAAGTGCGATTTCTCGTCTGTTAAAACAAAATGAAGATGAACGAGAAGAAGCGGAAAACAACGCTGAGAATACAGAAAAATAA
- the purK gene encoding 5-(carboxyamino)imidazole ribonucleotide synthase: MQKSALYPVIYVLGNGQLGRMLRYAGAPLDIQVEPLPFNAPVFELQKNCLITAEIERWESTPLTEKLANHPQFINRSVFGLLADRLSQKSLLDELNLPTSPWTLIHSASQWQDIWQHIGEKVVVKRRTGGYDGRGQWIITQENQDLIGDELFGQVIAEKFIPFDGEISLVGARFKDGSTRFYPVTHNLQQNGILRYSVADPSLRKQSLFQQQAEAMLAKIMHKLDYIGVMAMECFVVGDKLLINELAPRVHNSGHWTQLGCSISQFELHLRALLNLPTPELVSTMPAVMINLIGTAHNPQWLNMPFSQLHWYGKEVREGRKVGHINLAPPNRQELMRLLDQFAQQLPQDYQSGLTWAKEKLKLSK; the protein is encoded by the coding sequence ATGCAAAAAAGTGCTTTATATCCCGTCATTTATGTCTTAGGTAATGGACAGCTTGGGCGAATGCTGCGTTATGCTGGCGCGCCTTTAGATATTCAGGTCGAGCCCTTGCCTTTCAATGCCCCTGTATTTGAACTGCAAAAGAACTGCCTGATTACCGCAGAAATTGAGCGTTGGGAAAGCACCCCGCTGACAGAGAAATTGGCTAATCATCCGCAGTTTATTAATCGTTCCGTTTTTGGCTTGCTTGCCGATCGCCTTTCACAAAAATCGCTTCTTGATGAACTCAATCTTCCCACTTCTCCTTGGACACTCATTCATTCTGCTTCTCAATGGCAAGATATTTGGCAACACATTGGCGAGAAAGTGGTGGTGAAACGCCGTACTGGCGGCTATGACGGGCGTGGCCAGTGGATCATCACGCAAGAAAATCAAGATCTGATTGGCGATGAATTATTTGGGCAAGTGATCGCGGAAAAATTTATTCCTTTTGACGGTGAAATTTCCCTCGTGGGAGCAAGATTTAAAGACGGCTCAACCCGTTTTTATCCCGTAACCCATAATTTACAACAAAACGGCATTTTGCGTTATAGCGTAGCCGATCCTTCACTTCGGAAACAATCCCTTTTTCAACAACAAGCGGAAGCAATGTTAGCCAAAATAATGCACAAGTTGGATTATATCGGAGTGATGGCAATGGAATGTTTTGTGGTGGGCGATAAGTTATTGATTAACGAGCTTGCGCCACGGGTTCACAATAGCGGACATTGGACGCAACTGGGCTGTTCCATTAGCCAATTTGAATTGCATTTGCGTGCCTTACTGAATTTACCAACGCCAGAATTAGTCAGCACAATGCCTGCGGTGATGATTAATTTAATTGGCACGGCACATAATCCCCAATGGCTCAATATGCCATTTAGTCAGTTGCATTGGTATGGCAAAGAAGTGCGTGAAGGACGCAAGGTGGGGCATATTAATCTAGCTCCCCCAAATCGCCAAGAATTAATGCGTTTATTAGATCAATTTGCGCAACAACTGCCACAAGATTATCAATCTGGTTTAACTTGGGCAAAAGAAAAATTGAAATTATCTAAATAA
- a CDS encoding amino acid aminotransferase gives MFEHINAAPADPILGLGEAFKADDRANKINLGIGVYKDAKGNTPIMKAVKAAEQRLFDVETTKNYLSIDGVADFNARTQGVLFGEHSDIVKQGRAKTVQSLGGTGALRIAAEFIKRQTKAQNVWISTPTWPNHNAIFNAVGITIREYRYYDAERKALDWDNLIADLSNAGEGDVVLLHGCCHNPTGIDPTPEQWQQLAEMSAKNGWLPLFDFAYQGLANGLEEDAFGLRTFAANHKELLIASSYSKNFGLYNERVGAFTLVAETAEIAATALTQVKSIIRTLYSNPASHGASTVAIVLADPALREEWTGELAEMRNRIKEMRHKFVELLREYGAQQDFSFIEQQNGMFSFSGLTPEQVDRLKEEFAIYAVRSGRINVAGITEDNIRYLCESIVKVL, from the coding sequence ATGTTTGAACATATTAATGCTGCTCCTGCGGATCCAATTTTAGGTTTAGGTGAAGCGTTCAAAGCAGATGATCGTGCTAACAAAATCAACTTAGGGATTGGTGTATATAAAGATGCCAAAGGCAACACACCAATTATGAAAGCGGTGAAAGCTGCCGAACAACGTTTGTTTGATGTAGAAACCACCAAAAATTATCTTTCTATTGACGGCGTTGCCGATTTCAATGCGCGTACGCAAGGCGTGTTATTCGGTGAACATTCTGACATTGTGAAACAAGGGCGTGCCAAAACTGTACAAAGCCTTGGCGGCACAGGGGCATTACGCATTGCCGCAGAATTTATCAAACGCCAAACTAAAGCACAAAATGTGTGGATCAGCACACCAACTTGGCCAAACCACAATGCGATTTTTAATGCGGTAGGGATCACCATTCGTGAATATCGCTATTATGATGCAGAACGCAAAGCCTTAGACTGGGATAATCTAATTGCCGATTTAAGCAACGCAGGCGAAGGCGATGTGGTGTTATTACACGGCTGCTGCCACAACCCAACGGGGATCGACCCAACCCCTGAACAATGGCAACAACTGGCTGAAATGTCTGCTAAAAATGGTTGGTTACCGCTATTCGACTTCGCTTATCAAGGACTGGCTAACGGCTTAGAAGAAGATGCCTTCGGCTTACGCACCTTTGCGGCAAATCACAAAGAGCTACTGATCGCAAGTTCTTATTCTAAAAACTTCGGTTTATATAACGAACGTGTCGGCGCATTCACTTTAGTAGCAGAAACTGCAGAAATCGCCGCAACCGCGCTAACCCAAGTGAAATCAATCATTCGCACACTCTACTCTAACCCCGCTTCTCACGGTGCTTCCACCGTAGCCATCGTGTTGGCTGATCCTGCATTAAGAGAAGAATGGACTGGTGAGCTTGCCGAAATGCGCAACCGCATCAAAGAAATGCGTCATAAATTCGTAGAATTATTAAGAGAATACGGCGCACAGCAAGACTTCAGCTTTATCGAACAACAAAATGGGATGTTCTCTTTCAGCGGTTTAACCCCAGAACAAGTAGATCGCTTAAAAGAAGAATTCGCCATTTATGCCGTTCGCTCAGGCCGCATCAACGTTGCCGGCATCACCGAAGATAATATCCGTTATCTCTGCGAAAGCATTGTAAAAGTGCTTTAA
- the uvrB gene encoding excinuclease ABC subunit UvrB produces the protein MSNKIHSKPFILHSDFSPSGDQPQAIEKLSENLNDGLAHQTLLGVTGSGKTFTIANVIAKLNRPAMLLAPNKTLAAQLYAEMKAFFPENAVEYFVSYYDYYQPEAYVPSSDTFIEKDASINDQIEQMRLSATKSFLERRDTIVVASVSAIYGLGDPDSYLKMMLHLQTGAIINQREILTKLAELQYTRNDQAFQRGTFRVRGEIIDIFPAESDDQAIRIELFDDEIERLSLFDPLTGTNFGAVPRYTIYPKTHYVTPRERILEAIDQIKTELAQRREYFIKENKLLEEQRITQRTQFDIEMMNELGYCSGIENYSRYLSGRKEGEPPPTLFDYIPADGLLIIDESHVTVPQIGGMYRGDRSRKETLVEYGFRLPSALDNRPLKFEEFERLAPQTIYVSATPGPYELEKSGSEIIDQVVRPTGLLDPEIEIRPVAIQVDDLLSEARQRADKNERVLVTTLTKRMAEDLTDYLEEHGVRVRYLHSDIDTVERVEIIRDLRLGEFDVLVGINLLREGLDIPEVSLVAILDADKEGFLRSERSLIQTIGRAARNLNGKAILYADSITKSMEKAINETNRRREKQMKYNEEHGIVPQALNKKVGELLDIGQGATNNKAKSKQKQKSVAEPTALYQPTSSKELQQQIKKLEQQMYKHAQDLEFEKAAAVRDQLHQLRERFLAEE, from the coding sequence ATGAGTAACAAAATTCACAGCAAACCTTTTATTCTTCATTCTGATTTTTCGCCTTCTGGCGACCAACCTCAGGCGATAGAAAAGCTGAGTGAAAATCTCAATGATGGTTTAGCGCACCAAACCCTGCTTGGGGTAACGGGATCGGGCAAAACCTTTACCATTGCCAATGTGATTGCCAAGCTCAATCGCCCTGCAATGTTGCTTGCGCCAAATAAAACCCTTGCCGCTCAGCTTTATGCGGAAATGAAAGCCTTTTTCCCTGAAAATGCGGTGGAATATTTTGTTTCTTATTATGACTATTATCAGCCAGAAGCCTATGTGCCGAGCAGCGACACCTTTATTGAAAAAGATGCGTCCATTAACGATCAAATCGAGCAAATGCGGCTGTCTGCTACCAAATCTTTTCTAGAACGCCGTGATACCATCGTTGTAGCGTCCGTTTCTGCCATTTATGGTTTGGGCGATCCCGATAGCTATCTCAAAATGATGTTGCACCTGCAAACAGGGGCGATCATCAACCAGCGAGAAATTTTGACGAAATTGGCAGAGCTACAATACACACGCAACGATCAAGCATTTCAGCGCGGTACATTCAGAGTGCGGGGCGAAATTATTGATATTTTTCCTGCGGAATCTGATGATCAAGCCATTCGCATTGAATTATTTGATGACGAAATTGAACGCCTGAGCCTTTTTGATCCGCTGACAGGCACGAATTTTGGTGCGGTGCCGCGTTATACCATTTATCCGAAAACCCACTATGTTACGCCACGTGAACGGATTTTAGAAGCCATCGATCAAATCAAAACAGAATTGGCACAACGGCGAGAGTACTTCATCAAAGAAAATAAATTGCTGGAAGAACAACGCATTACCCAACGCACACAGTTTGATATTGAAATGATGAATGAATTGGGCTATTGCTCAGGCATTGAAAATTATTCACGTTATTTATCTGGGCGTAAAGAAGGTGAGCCGCCACCGACATTGTTTGATTATATTCCTGCAGACGGTTTGCTGATTATTGATGAATCTCACGTTACTGTGCCACAAATTGGTGGAATGTATCGTGGCGACCGCTCACGTAAAGAAACCTTAGTGGAATATGGCTTCCGCCTGCCTTCGGCGCTAGATAACCGTCCATTAAAATTTGAAGAATTTGAACGCCTCGCACCGCAAACCATTTATGTTTCCGCCACGCCCGGCCCTTATGAATTAGAAAAATCGGGCAGTGAAATTATCGATCAAGTGGTGCGCCCAACAGGCTTGCTCGACCCAGAAATTGAAATTCGCCCTGTGGCAATTCAGGTGGACGACTTGCTTTCCGAAGCACGCCAAAGAGCGGATAAAAATGAGCGCGTTTTGGTAACCACATTAACCAAACGAATGGCGGAAGATCTGACCGATTATTTAGAAGAACACGGCGTGCGCGTGCGTTATCTGCACTCTGACATTGACACCGTAGAACGGGTGGAAATTATCCGCGATCTCCGCTTAGGGGAATTCGACGTGCTAGTGGGAATTAACTTATTGCGGGAAGGGCTGGATATTCCCGAAGTGTCTTTAGTCGCGATTTTAGATGCGGATAAAGAAGGCTTTTTGCGTTCCGAACGCTCGTTGATTCAAACCATTGGACGAGCCGCGCGAAACTTAAATGGTAAAGCCATTTTATATGCGGACAGCATCACCAAATCAATGGAAAAAGCCATCAACGAAACCAACCGCCGCCGTGAAAAACAAATGAAATATAACGAAGAACACGGCATTGTACCGCAAGCGTTGAATAAAAAAGTGGGTGAATTGCTTGATATTGGCCAAGGCGCAACCAACAACAAAGCAAAAAGCAAACAAAAACAAAAATCCGTGGCAGAACCCACCGCACTTTATCAACCAACTAGCAGCAAAGAACTTCAGCAACAAATCAAAAAACTGGAACAGCAAATGTACAAACACGCCCAAGACTTGGAATTTGAAAAAGCCGCCGCCGTGCGTGATCAGTTACATCAGTTACGGGAAAGGTTTTTGGCGGAAGAGTGA